DNA sequence from the Antennarius striatus isolate MH-2024 chromosome 3, ASM4005453v1, whole genome shotgun sequence genome:
ggtacagatgttcctgtacactatcacagctacttggttgtgcctctccatgtatgcagACCCGTgtagcatcttacaccctgctaccacatgctggactgtctctggggcttctttacatagcctgcaccttgggtcagatctacagtggtagatattggcctctattgcccttgtacttagggcctgttcttgtgctgccatgatcagtgcctctgtgctgtctgtcagtccagctttattcagccattggtaggtcttcttgatatcagccacttcctctatctgacggtggtacatgccgtgtaggggcttgtccctccatgttgtctcctcctcctcctcctcttcctcctcaggtttctgctgtctaaggcactcactgagcagttcatctgttggggccatcttcctgatgtactcttggatttttgatgtctcatcctggacagtggccctgatgctcactagtcttCTGCCTTCCTCTttctgcttagtgtacagcctcaggatgccggacttggggtgaaaccttCCATGAATGGTGAGGAgttttctcgtcttgatgtctgtggcttctatgtcctcctttggccagcttatgatctgAATGTTCCACAGACTTgacttttgttctttgttttactTGGGGAGGAATAGTAGAAACATCTGAAGCCTCTTTTATCGGcattgtaatataaatatatatatatactgtgtgtgtatatatatatatatactgtatatatacatatatgtatatgtatgtatatatatatatatacacaccttctcattcaatgcattttcttctttattttcatgacattgtagattctcagtgaaggcatcaaaactatgaatgaatACATCTGGAGTTATGTACAATACTTAAGAAACAAAGGTAAAATAaggatgtttttttctattttcttcaaAGTAGTCACCCTTTGCTCGGATTCCTGCTTTGcacactcttggcattctcttgTGTGTGAATTTAGAAAATATACAAATTATtaagtatgtatatatatatatatatatatatatatatatatatatatatatatatatatctatatatatatatatatatatatatatatatatatatataatttttttagataTATGTACATATCAATAAATTTACACTAAAGTGATACCTTCTGTTAACAACAGTAGCATTACAATTAAATCAGTATTGTACTAAAGCACATTgtcaatataaatattaaaatgatagTTTGTGATTTTAACGTCCTAACTAGCACAAACTAAATGATTTTCAGCTGTACTTAACTTGATAATAGATGATTTATCGGCCCACAGGTAAAACTCCCGGTAATCCCGACATCCGGTCGGCCTCTGGGCTCATCCAATAACACTCCGTCGTGAACACCGGAAATACGTCATTATAACCCCGGAAGAAAAATGTATGTAAACCGTCATGTCTGCTCTCATGCTTCACAACATAAATCCCTAGTTTAGTATTCTCTGTAGCGTTAACCCCACGGAGGTTTTTGACCCACCGATCCGCCTTTCCGCTTCGTTTTCCTGCTGAGCCGCCGGAGCGTCACCGGAAGCCGGCATGAGAACCGTTCTGATGGTGGCGGAGAAGCCCTCCTTGGCTCAGTCTATTGCCAAAATCCTCTCTAAAGGTGTGTGCAGATTTATATTCATACATTATATTCATGTCTTAAAGCAGCTTAGAGAAAGAGAATCTCAAATAACTAATAATGGAAAGCAAGATGATTGTGTTATTTTGCCCATGGTtaatataaatgtaagtaaTATAGTGCACAAATatgatatttttcatatttgttgcAGGGGGGTTAAATAATTTAGCTTGCAACTCTGACtctaatgtttgtgtttgtattgattacagtaatgtaaattGATCCAATTTTTATTAGCACTAGTTTCACTAGTTTTGTGTTGACAATAtagaggaaaacacacaggaaccccaaaaaattaaaagaaatgtttatGATAGTGAGGCCAGTAGAATACTGTACTCCTCATTATGGACACAATGGTGAAATGCAATCAAATATTATAATTACCATTCTACAATGTTAACAGTTGAGTTTTTCAAAGTGAACTAGAATAAAATATTATCCTAACTGTGGTTCAGAAAACATGTGTCTCATGCTCTTCCTGGACGAGCACATAATCCCGATGGTCATCCAGGTCCTCGGTTGACACTGTTATTCCTTCATGTTCAGCTGTGTCTGGAGACGGCACATATACAGGCTATGTTGATGAATTCGTATTCCAGAGAGTAGCTGCCTGTGGGGAAGCAGCTGGGGTTTTTCTTCAGGACGGGCATCCGGAGAGACACGGGAATGGTCTCTAGACCAAAACTATTATCCAGTCCCCTGCAGGAGTGACTGCAGCTGGCTTCATGGATGACCTGTGGCACCCGGTTCAGGTTGATGTTCTCTCTGGTGAGACATGAGAGTCATCGTCATAGAAGGAAACTTAGGTTATGAATCGCTGCgagaaaattatttcttttcactcttttatatatatatatatatatatatatgtttatatatatgtatatatatatgtattctCTTCTTGGCTCCCACCACAACATTAAATACGTTCGACGTgtaattgaaaaaaagtttttttaaatgtaatactTTGTATTAACTGCATATATAGTCATTGAATTTTCAGATAAGGTGCAATACTGTTATCCGTCTATATCGAGTGAAGTCAGTTGGAATTGAAGCTCAGTTTTTAagacaatttaaatttttgatcATCATTGATTCTAATACAGTACGTACAAAATTTGAAGTGGAAACAATCGGGTGGATtaatcaatcagccaatcatcaAGAAATGAAGTAGCTTATTTGGTTCGTTATTTCAGTAACGTTCATTCGTTAATGTCATATATTGTCAAACCTctcaaatgtttaatttttgatatttaattgACAATTTAATtgagatttaaataaatgtttccctGCAATATCCAAACTTAAATCTTTAGTTGTTCAACCACTAGATATTAAGCTTGTTATTGattacattctgtttttttgttgcagtaAGACATTTAGTTGTGTGCTTCATATATGTCAGAaagttatgaaaaaaatgtgaatgtctTAGAATGCAGATGCCTTACTTTTAGTTTTGTGCAgttatcagtaaaaaaaaactaaactcaACACCCCCTTCCACAccatgagatttaaaaaaattctctaAGGCACACAAAACTGAACATCACTCTAGCCCTCATTCATCACAAAGAGATATtgtgatattttaaatatttaatattgaaAGGACATCGATACTTGGATACttttaataaaatcaattaaGGGAATTGAATTGAAGATATAAAACTTGACCAGCTTTCTCCTAATTCCAGAAGTCAGACTGAATTTTTTGTGTAAGTTTTGTACCAAAAAGTAGACATTAATACACATTTCAATTCTagaaatcaaaaaataaaaaaccccagTGGTGCGCGTACTCACACGTAGCTCCAGGTCGCGATGCTGCGCTCGTTGATGGCGCTGGGCAGGTTGACCAGCTGGCTGTAGTAGTCCTGCAGACTGTAAGCGCAGAAGGACTCGTCTACACACTGAGAGCCCAGCGGCATGGCCAGACACTGGTGGAGAGCCAGCAGACACAGCAGAGAGACGCGCAGCAGCTGGACACACAAGACCCTCACGTCACGCTTTTTGACACTGAGCTGGAAGTGGTTTGTGagtgtaaatatttaaatcaacTGAATATTGCTCACTAGACTCCAGTAAATCCACACACTGGACCTCTGAGGTGGACTTATGGACTATGTGAGGCCAGACTAGcgtcaacatcatcatcatcatcatcatcatcatcatcatcatcatcatcaccctcgCCATTGTCAACCTGAACATAAATGCAGATGTGTTACCTGCAGCTGTTCCATGGCTGAAGATGTTGTGAGATTGAAGCGTGAACTTCTCTTTGGTCGTCTGTGTGGTGTTTGACTTGAAGTTGATCCACAACCACAACCTGTGTCTGGACCTGGCTCTATTTATATCACCTGTGTTACATTGGcatcctcgtgtgtgtgtgtgtgtgtgtgtgtgtgtgtgtgtgtgtgtgtgtccaagcgCCTGTCATTAGCATTTAGCCTTGAGAGGATGAGTGTATTGAGTAGAGGACGTCACTGTGGAGTTGAGTCCAGTTAGCCAAGAGAGTACCCTCACTACCCCCAAGTAGTGAGGGTACTGTAGtctcaaaattttaattttaatcttagTCTTTTTAAAAGTCTCAGTATACATTATGTGAACTATTAAATATGCTGCAGCAATGTCAGATTAAGAATAATTCTCTTGGAGTTAATTCACCATATTTGGTAGAATTGcctaaaatattcattttcacaaatggaagcaaaacaaacaacagtgtTAAACAATATTGTATCAGCCTAGGTTTTATTATGAGACAGTTTCTCCCTTTTAAAGGATGACTTGATGAAGCGACCCTTGAAGGGCAGTCAGTTACTAATGATCAACAAAAATCAAGAAGGACTTGtcgttcttttcttttttttccccagcattcttacacaaacatacagcATATCccatgttttattgtatttattttacctttttataATTCAATAAAAAGTACAGCAAAGAATTTCTTAATGTATTTGAGTTTATTTTAGATATATTGGTTAAATCGCTAATTTTCCATCTGTTTGTGAGAACCACGTAAAAGAAGGTCCAATTAAATACCTCTGTAGAACAGATATTAGTTATTTTTGAGTATATGTAACACAAATGAGTCTTTTACTGTTGTTAGACATATTGTGTGATGTCCTCTGACCTATAGTATGTTAATGTTCCCACTAGGAGAACAAATTGATATTCTAAGGCCTTCATCCATTCTGCTGTTAGGCTGCAGATATTTCCCATTTGAAATGACTGTTGGTTCTGAGATGCAAATGTGTCTCTTCTGAGGGACGTCAATCAGGAGGTTGAGTCATTTTGAGAGTGCACTAATAGAATTTTGCATTGACTGTAGAAGCAACTTTTTAGCTGCTATACTGGGCTATTTTAGTATTCTTTTACTCATGGAAACAGAAGGTACtgattttgtcattatttcTAAGCTACTATGGGTAATTGAATGGCTTTTGCTTCCAGCTGTATGAATCGTAGCAACACAGTATGTTGTTTCAGCACTTTGCTTTGTGTCAAAGTGGAATAGTCACACCACTGGACACACAATGCTGAATATTAACCAAAAACCTACACAAGTCCTCCACATTTAGTGAAAACCTCCACTGTTGTCTTTTGCCTTTAGGAAGTTGTAGCAGTCGAAAGGGGCTGAACGGAGCGTGCTCAGTGCACGAATACACCGGCAGCTTCCATGGCCAAAACGTTCGCTTTAAGATGACATCAGTGTGTGGACATGTGATGAGTCTGGATTTCATAGGTGGGTATTTTCTGTTGCTTCACCTTCTATTGatggcatttttatttgaatgtattaaaaaaaactgtatttttggtgtttttattttcatcaatgGCAGAAAAAAACTGCTTGTATGATCTCATATTACAGATGACAGTTCCCCTCACAGCTGTCAGCCTGACAATGTAGAAAATATGTTTGCTGTTGATAACCTTTAGAATGAGATTGAAATGCATCGTGATGGTGTTGCTGCTTTTGAATCCAATGTAATTGAGTATAAAACAGAAacttgaagaaaacatttttaacttttacacCACCGTTCAAACTCTTGTCTTGGGTTTCTTGTATTTTTCACTAaaattgttgaaaaaatgtgttcctCTTTTACAAGGAAAGTACAACAACTGGGATAAGGTGGATCCTGCTGAACTGTTCAGCAAAGCTCCCACAGAAAAGAAGGAGGCCAACCCCAAACTCAACATGGTCAAGTTCCTTCAGGTCAGTTGGAGGGGTCGACCCACTAAATTATGCTCATGGCCTTCTGTCATAGATGACCAACAGTGAAACATGCCTTTTGTACGATTTATGCTCATTTTAACTCTGTGATGTCACGTTAGGTTGAAGCCAGAGGCTGCGACTACGTGGTTTTATGGTTGGATTGTGATAAAGAAGGCGAGAACATCTG
Encoded proteins:
- the LOC137593255 gene encoding interleukin-17A — its product is MEQLQLLRVSLLCLLALHQCLAMPLGSQCVDESFCAYSLQDYYSQLVNLPSAINERSIATWSYVENINLNRVPQVIHEASCSHSCRGLDNSFGLETIPVSLRMPVLKKNPSCFPTGSYSLEYEFINIACICAVSRHS